CGAAACatgaattaaaatgttattacagTAGCTGTGGCGTATGTACGAACATTTGTAAAATCGATGCCTAGTTGATTGTAAGCAATGTACATGAACGCAAACTCTAGTTATATAATCCattatgacaaaaaatatttcgaGAATACGGTTTCCATGGTAGGGAATTAAAAGAGCCTTTCgacaatctgaaaaataaaacaaactaaaaCTTGTGATTGTTGCGGgaaacactataaaatgtaactaatacaattgttgagttatgaaatatcaatataGAAATCAAGCATATAGACGGAAATTTAATTTAACTGCATCTTAAATGTGTAGGcgtaaaaatctttttttttatcatttcaatacCATGGTACTATTTAATGTActggtacaatgtatatgccTGATCGATTCACTAAAATTTTGACATTGTGACGGTAATATTATCAGTGTCATTGTAGcaatttatttgttatttcttaaaatatcttataaatatgACACTTAAAATACTCTTAATACACACAGTTGTACacgtaatttgtaaacgtaAGTGTAAAGTGGAAACTTTGCATCGTGCACAGTCGTGTTTGACttcattgtgttattatcaGTAAAGAGTTGTTGTAAAAATTGCTATTTCTTAAAAGTATCAGGTAAATATGACAAtttagaataataccattctCTCTTAATAGTTAATACAAACAGTTgcatatctaatttattttgtaaacgtGTACATATTTTGCACATGTTAAATGGAAACTTCGCATCGAGTACAGACGTCTTTGATTTCATCGTTTCCATATAGTTTTCgtaggcaaatgtttatatgatatggacggatcgccagctgtcaatcaaaccgcacgtgactttgtattttgtattgtgtgggCTACGATGTTTGGTCTGACATTGAATggaaacacgtgcgtttgtggctatattacacctggcgatcggtcaacaCTGTATCTTCAATGTAATTACTTATAGGAAAATTCAGTAGTTTTAAATCCTGAAAATActtctgttttttcttatacctttgtttttattttagaacGTCAAGATCCGTAATTTATGATAATTGTTTACCGTCAATCCGTGTCCGTGATTATAACAACGGTACTTCCGGTTTATCCAAGCCGATCGTTTTGCGTTACTCGTTAGCCGATATTGCGTTAATCGTtgatcgttaatcgttagcgttagcaatcgttagcgtaAGCTAACGGATGAAAttttaggctgggaacgttaaacggttcagatactgtatataaatggtTAAAGTAACCTCAAAAGAGTTCGTAAGATAAATATATGGTACTAATGAATATATACTGACATATAAAAGAACACCGTCAAAATGCGTAGTTAACTCTTGAAATGCCTCTTTTGTATGCGTTCGATTGATTAGGATAAACATACGCTTTAATCAGCTAAGGGGATTTAAAGACGCTTTCCCCAGTGCATTCGATGTGTTTAGAGCGACTGCGatgtattcgtgttgtgtttctttctttctgccctgcaggtagggcgtaagaattgtacctgctgcccctattgcatgatcgtaaaaggcgactaaatctagGATCTTgtcttttctttctccctaaattactttgttcttcctagtgtctcccttgacaccacctcacttttggcctttggttgagcgctcgcccctgtgaggaaggctctgggttctgtcccctagtcgagacacaccaaagtctataaaagtggtagtttctgctcctgcttagcgctcagcataacgggagtgggacgactggtttgctcgttgtcagtataatgtgaccgggtggggtgtgttgcttggtgtcttcggcggcatgcttcagtgatatagcactataaaaagggcaacagttccactatgcaagaagacataacacgaatataccacagtctcccaaaacatgcacctcgcacaacatacacgcaacacaccgcttacattggaggccgtccttacatgaccatgactgttggtgggacgttaattaatcaaacaaacaaacaaacaaacattcgTGTTGTGTTTCTTTCTATCATTGGAGATATTTTATTCACTGGAATATTCTGCAAAATACACGGAGCATCTAACCCTACCAGGtcatatttctttatatataacaaataaacaaacaatcatcattttttgtgattttcacacTTTCCACTAATATAGTGTGTACGACGCTCAATGCTTATTGACACGGCATCTTAACTACACTTATAGTGAGaaccaagcaggagcagaaaactaGAAACTGCCATTTTATTGACTATGATGCGTCTTTGCCAGTGGCGATCGTGCAACTCTTTGAAAACAAGCTTGAGCTTATTGAAATTCTTTACCCTGAAACTTCAAGTATTCGACGCATCTTGTACAAGATATTACAAAGTAACTTCAACAGAGAAaaccaatatatatagataaatacgTACATAAAAACATGTGGTGATTAAAATTTACGAGATTAGAGTCATGTTCAGTGATATGCACTATACAAATAGagtatactgcagtctcccacaacacgtTGCACACGCACCACGTATACACGAGAGGACGTCCATTAATGATCTTGGcctttaataggacgttaatattATCAACTAACCAACAACAAAGAAGACAGCAAGTTAggaaaaaagaaacaaagatTCTTGATTTAGTCGTCTCCGACGATCGTACAGCAGGTACATCACTGTTGACAGCCGTGTTTGTACAGATCTGGTTTGACTATTGAACTCGATAAGTCATGTTAACATGATAAATGTGATCATTAAGCCGTGATTACTTaaatacaacaataaaataCTTGATCAtatcaatacaatgtatacattaaaATTACTCACAATTTTCTTCTCTCTCATGATTGATGCAGTTCAGTCCACACCCGTTTGCATAGATATACTTTCAAACCAACTTTCGACCGTAATTGTCCAATTGTTGGTTAGAACTGAAAGTACAAAAGCAAAGACTCGTCTcacaagatagataatacaatAGGCTTAGTCAGATAAAGTACTATGTAAATACATGGTAGAACCTGGAATAATACACAGCTCATTCattcagttttatttatttcaacatattGTATTAATAACAAagggatcagacaacaggcaagCCTATATAAGTCTTCTCCCGTCCCGGAGGAcacattaaatacatatttacatacataataaatatcaaagcCTTTGACCGAGTACCACATAGTCGATTACTACTTTAGATGGAAAAATGTGGTATAAAAGGAAATATTCTAGGATGGATAAAAGATTTTTGAAGGGTATGAAGCAAAGAGTTTGTATGAACGGCGAACTGTCTGTTCTGCGTGACGTCACAAGCGGCGTCCCCCAGGGGAGCGTCCTCGGGCCGATTTTGTTCTTGATATTTATCAATGATATGCCTGAAGTGTTAAACTCGGTCGTGAAAATGTTTGCCGACGACGCTAAGCTGATAAAGGGTATTGGATGTGTCAGAGACAGACTAGACCTACAGAACGACATGACAATATCATTAAATGGTCTGAGACATGGAACATGGAATTTAACATCAAAAAGTGCAAACACATGCCTATTGGAAATTCAAATCAACATGACAACTTCTGCTACAAAATGGGCACAAATGAAGAAATAAGCAAATGTAGTTCGGAAAAAGATATTGGTGTTACATTCGATCATCACCTCAAATTTAGTCAGCATGTGAATAATTCAGTCTCTAAAGCCAACCGAATTACCGGattgatattcaaaacatttagctATATCAACAAAGACATGTTTTTGAACCTTTACAAAACTCTTGTCATGCCTCATCTAGAATACGGATCATGCGTTTGGAACCAAGTTTCCATTAAGGACCAAATATTGATTGAAAATGTCCAGAGACGAACTACAAAAAGAGTGAAAGGTTTAAACAACCTGACGTATGAACAACGTCTCAGATCACTAGGAATACCAAGTCTTCAGTACAGACGGAAACGAGCAGATATTGTCCAGgtctacaaaataatcaatgatATCGATATTATGGACAAGGACAAGCTCTTTACAATGTCTCCTGTTACTGTCACCAGAGGGCACTCAAAAAAGATTATGAAGCGCGGGGCAAGATTGAATGTCACAAAGAACAAATTCAACAGTAGAACTATGGATACATTGACAGGAGACAAGATGGCGCGCCCCATTAAGATTGTCACGTAATCGACTCGGACAGAAAAACGGCCATATCTTGGACCTTCGCATGAGCTAAGTATTCCAATTAGAGATATAATGAGTCCTTGGATGTTTTACTTTGCAATGACGCAATGTGTTTGCGGATAACATTTTTGGATATTACGTTTTTTTTGTGACATTCCTATTTGACTATACTGTCATATAGATCTAAGCTATTTATAGACTTGAACCTGTTTAACACCTGTAAGCTGTCCCTATCACCAACGATTCGTCACGGTCTAACGAACAGTATACATTATTACACGTGTACCTACCTGTGTACTATCATGGCTACGTCTGCAATGTTAGAAAGTGCGCGTGAAGTCTTACATGGTGATTATGATTCCACCGTGGCAAGTTCTCTTAATCAACTGGTTGAGAAGATTGGACAAATAGGAGAGAGGTTAGAACGTATAGAaaataaagtaaacaaaattgACACAATTGAAACTGCAATCAACAAATTGACTGGAAAAGTTTCGGAATTAGAGTTGGAGGTAAGATTGGTAAAGGAGAAAAATGCAGACATTGAAAAAAGTGCAGAAGCAATTAGTGCGTATTATGAGAAAGTTAAGGAAAAGACCGAACAGAATACCAAAAGCATTTCAAAGGCACATATAGAAATCAAAAAGACATGTGAATCATTAGCAGATCAGGAAATGAGTGCGCACAGGATCCAAAACGAGCTTCTGACCTTGCGGCatgataatgaaataatgaaaaacacaATAGAGGATCAGCAATGCCGAGGTATGAAATACAATCTCGTGCTCACCGGTCTCCTTGAACAGAGGGATGAAATAATTGCCGAGAAAGTTAGAGGATTCTTTAGACACGAACTCGGTATTCACAAACGAATGGAATTCGCAAATGTACATAGGTTTAATCGACCAGGTAAACATAGACCAATCGTAGTGCGATTCTTGCACTTTGATGACAAACAGGAAGTAAAGAGGAGAGGCTATCTCCTGAAAGGTAAACGCTTCGGGATAAGTGACAATTTCCGGATTCGGTAGAGGAGAGACGGAAACGACTTTACCCTGTCATGAAACATCACAGGTCTGCGGGACATCACGTCAGTCTGGTCAGGGACAGGCTTTATATTTATGGACAACTTTACCAATCTGAGACCGCAGGAAACACAGTGAATCGCGATACCGAACCTCAACCCACATACAGCGAGGAGGCCCAAGGAAGTAGTACCCCAAACAACACTCAGGCGACTAAAAGACGACTGTCTACTCCAAATAGTGGTAAGGATCGTCGCCCAGCATCTCGTGCACGCATCGCGCCTTTGGAGGATGCTGATGGCTCTTTCACCCACCAGAACCCTCAGAGACAAGGTCGTGAGAACGATAGACAACATACTTCCGGTTCTGGTGCCGATGGAAGACGGGCGTAGGGACGCGCAACAAGAGGTCTCAGTAGCCTTGATGTAACATTTCTCAATGTTTGTGGACTTAGGTCTAAAATGTTATTGCCCGAATTTGATGAGTTGGTTACATCACACGATCTGCTGGTGTTTGTTGAAACGAAAATTGATGATTTAGACATTTTATAGTTACCTGATAGTTATGCACATTTTGCCAAAAATCGaacaaattgtattaaaaaatCAGGTGGTATCGTTATAGTATTCcaaaaaatgtttagaaaatatGTTGCAATTTTTAACAACAGAGTGTGAATTTTGAAAATGGGTGAGAATTTCAAAAAAAACTATTCAAACAGATCGACTATGATATATTACTGGGGATGTACATATATCCCACCAGAAAATTCGAAATATTCGTCACCTGATGCATTTATGGAAATTGAGTCAGAAATGATCAACCTTTGCAATAATAGCACAAAGGTAGCCTTAGTGGGAGATTTTAACGCGAAAACTGAACAGAAACAAGATTATATTTTACCAGATAACTCTCTTCttgatattttgaacataaCTGAAAATGATGATCTCCATAAAAGTATGTCTGGATTATGAAGACAATATTTTtccaatattaatatttaaggattgattgtcaattttgttgcttgcattgactgatgaagaaagttaatctcgtgcaaatgaagtgaactgcgaagcagttcatgtaacatttgcacgagattaactttcttcatcagtcaatgcaagcaacaaaattgataatcaatccttatatttacgttaaccaatttaaatatcccgcttttgaaaaaaagtcaaagtatatgtattcggtataagattattatacaatttgcaacattgtaccatttatcgtacatgtatgtacagctacggaacagccgccagtcagttcttttcgtcaccaaggcaacataaaatgtagttccgaaaataacttcattctttgcgcgttgttacaattaaaaacggcgattttgaaatattgtttttatgtacaagaattaatggcttaaattttatcataaaaaacatgatcatgtagcttcaaataaaaaaaatactgcgcagtactagcagtgcagtcaacgtgtaatccggttgctcgatttagcaggggtccggttttgaagaaaatgacgattgtggtgaaaatgctgaatagttggtatctaaacataatcaaatcttttaaaaatcaattgcgATTGTTGTGGAATGtacctgaatgttgtatttccgtctggtaattgtttgtaGCTGGCAGTTAAATGCTTATTAACTAAACCTGTTGTGAAATTcaacccctgtgtctatggtATGCGATGCAGTCCAAGAACCATGCTTCaggggctcaataaaacgtgttaaaatgtgggatttagtcgcagatcactggaagacttgtgtgttattcttgaaatgtgataacttctctgtcaactggagttttaggattaaaattctgtataaagtaagtagagaaacattgatttgaaatgttggtggtttccaacgaccctcgAATGCCGTGGGTTTTGACACTCGCAGAATCGTTTCGTTAGGCTTATGTCACTGAAATCAGCCTGTTTGGTATTTGAGCGTATTTttatggaatctatcgtttctaagcttacatgtatgtcaccgttttacatatatatctatatattgtacacattatcctaactatttgcgttcgattatgcctacttCGATGAGTGATGAACATCGCTGCGCTCAGTAGCCTATGTTCAGCATTTTCCGGGGCTTGAGCCTAAGTCATCGTTTCttcaaaatacgtgtaaaatatctgtaatatcatattactaacaatttctaatatcactttatcaaacatttctgtctgtgtttctaaatgtacagcGATAGGCCACATCCcagaaagttcattcaaaactgaagcggcgtaaaactaggttaaaatgtaaacaatgtcaaaatgtattctcacgccggtcagaggtcagcgcgtgaccaagcatcttcattgggaaatgaagtgatcggagtttactagtttcattgaggcggagcgaagtgaaaatgtaaatatatacctttACAACGTTCTAATGTACTTCGAAATCTAATAATTATAGTAACAAACTAATAAACTATTAGACTTctgtaaaaacaataatatgtatatagctAATGGTAGAATTGGGTATGACTGACTACACGGGAAGAACACTTGTCATGATTCCTCTTTGATTGATTATATGCTGATCACCTCAGActtatttaaaattattgaagACTTTAAAGTACTTGATTTTAATCCGGTACTGTTTGATGTACATAAcagaatataattttaatttactaGTGCGCAGGTTGAACAGAACATAAATAATCATGATAAGTCAAATGATAAAGCCAGCAGTTATGAGAAATGGAAGGAAGAACTGAAAAATGATTTCACTAATTTCATAACAACTGACGAAAATAATCAATTCTCTGAGTTAGAAGAATCTTTAAAAGAtcttaaaactaaacaaactaaTCTCGTAACAAGCACAGAAATTGATAATATAACCAAAAATATTAGCGCCTTATTCACTGCCGCTGCTAACAAGTCATTTGGGCGTAAACCAATACACAAAGTCTGAAGAAATAGTAATAATAAACCATGGTTTACGGCTTATTGTAAAACACTTCGTAAATAATTTCATACTgccaaacaaaattacagtagATTAAAAATGATGAGAATAAAAGTTAACTAAAACGGAGAAGTCGTAATTATAGAAAGGCAGTAAATAACGcatacaaaacatatacatttaataCGGAAAAGAAATTAAGAGATTCTGTGAAAAATAGTCCAAAGTTTTTTATGGGATATACTGAATAAGGTATCAGGACAATCACAAACGCGTCATAGTAAAACACCAATAACTGAACTTTACAATTACTTCAAAAATTTGAACTCTGCTAAttatgaagatgatgatatcaATTTTGTAAACGGATTTTAAATGTCCATATTAGTACACCAAATTATATGGTATACGGTGAATTGGGCAGGTTCCctttagaaattgaaataaaaacaaaaatgattatgTTCTGGCATAAACTCGTAACGGGGGAAACGAAATTAtctactacaatgtataaattttgtataAGTTGCATCAGGACTCCGTATTCAGTTCTAGGTGGTTattaaatattagagatatattgaataataacatcaaaaatcattccaaaagatttcaaaaatttaaaaaggaaaaggaaaagagacgtcttaattttaaatcctccaatagtgaaagttacaataggcctttcgagttaccagaattgctcgagtcccttgagaaatcaaaggactcggcagctggaccagacgaaattccatatatgtttttaaaacaattaccagactcttcactaaaatgtcttttcaaggtttactcttctggcaaaattcccgagtcttggaaggaatctactattattatttcccttccgaagcccgggaaagatgcta
The Argopecten irradians isolate NY chromosome 9, Ai_NY, whole genome shotgun sequence DNA segment above includes these coding regions:
- the LOC138330569 gene encoding uncharacterized protein B0403.1-like, with product MEFNIKKCKHMPIGNSNQHDNFCYKMGTNEEISKCSSEKDIGVTFDHHLKFSQHVNNSVSKANRITGLIFKTFSYINKDMFLNLYKTLVMPHLEYGSCVWNQVSIKDQILIENVQRRTTKRVKGLNNLTYEQRLRSLGIPSLQYRRKRADIVQVYKIINDIDIMDKDKLFTMSPVTVTRGHSKKIMKRGARLNVTKNKFNSRTMDTLTGDKMARPIKIVT